One segment of Panicum virgatum strain AP13 chromosome 1K, P.virgatum_v5, whole genome shotgun sequence DNA contains the following:
- the LOC120699245 gene encoding uncharacterized protein LOC120699245, which translates to MSSPLVTGGCFALKSKINGKYLRYSPEKEKILEVSGEDVLSPYTRFRAELSREHDGHVHIRCCYNNKYWVAREVNQQWCLMGDANEPQEDLSDPSCTVLRHEPSSVHVDDVNLEHARLKRSVYMRADAHPTEKTLRAGSLLLGNKDKPDEEDAYTFSVINLEGQMLLPKYVCFKGDNGMYLRARKVEWNLNYLEFSSDDIADPTVRNIIHTNSDGTIRIYSSHYGKFWRRSPNWIWGDSDDTTSRNPDTVFRALLLGGGKCALQNLGNNNYCKRLTTEGKTSCLNAAVPTITREAQLELHETVLSRKIYGVEYRLKDVNIHDLKPRTFYTKTIANSTSRPHKSKLTISYSVTTERRWDSNVSWKLGVTTTIKAGVPAIAETSVEISSEFSGSYTWGETQSHTEQQSNEEEIEVPAHSKRTVRVVATEGTCEIPFSYIQEDMLTTGEIVVTKMHDGIYRGVNSYGFETQINE; encoded by the exons atgTCATCTCCTTTAGTGACCGGCGGGTGCTTTGCTCTTAAGTCTAAGATTAATGGCAAATACTTGCGCTACTCGCCTGAGAAAGAGAAAATCCTTGAGGTGAGTGGGGAAGATGTCCTCAGTCCCTACACTAGGTTTCGTGCAGAGCTGTCCAGGGAGCACGACGGCCACGTTCACATCAGATGCTGCTACAACAACAAGTACTGGGTCGCCCGTGAGGTTAACCAGCAGTGGTGCCTCATGGGTGATGCAAATGAGCCCCAAGAGGACCTATCAGATCCTTCTTGCACGGTGCTCCGGCATGAACCCAGCAGTGTTCACGTCGATGATGTCAA CTTGGAGCACGCCAGGCTCAAAAGAAGTGTTTACATGCGCGCCGATGCTCATCCAACCGAAAAGACCCTCAGAGCTGGCTCCTTGCTGCTAGGAAACAAAGATAAACCAGATGAAGAAGATGCCTACACGTTTAGTGTCATCAATCTAGAAGGACAAATGCTACTGCCCAAATACGTTTGTTTCAAGGGTGACAATGGCATGTACCTCAGGGCGAGGAAGGTTGAATGGAACCTCAACTACTTGGAGTTTTCGTCGGATGACATTGCTGATCCAACGGTGAGAAACATCATTCACACAAACAGCGATGGCACCATCCGCATATACTCGAGTCACTATGGTAAGTTCTGGAGGCGCAGCCCCAACTGGATCTGGGGAGACTCCGATGACACCACCAGTAGGAATCCTGACACGGTGTTCCGAGCGCTCTTGCTTGGGGGCGGCAAATGCGCACTTCAGAACCTCGGCAACAACAACTACTGCAAGAGGTTGACCACCGAAGGCAAGACGAGTTGCCTCAACGCTGCGGTTCCTACCATCACAAGGGAGGCACAGCTAGAGCTGCATGAAACTGTCCTATCTCGAAAGATCTATGGCGTTGAGTACCGCCTCAAAGATGTCAATATTCATGACCTCAAGCCCCGCACTTTTTACACTAAAACAATTGCTAACAGCACAAGTAGGCCCCACAAGAGTAAGCTAACCATATCTTACAGTGTAACGACGGAGAGGAGATGGGATTCAAATGTCTCCTGGAAGCTTGGTGTGACAACCACCATCAAAGCTGGGGTTCCAGCAATTGCAGAGACATCAGTTGAGATCTCAAGTGAGTTTAGTGGATCATACACCTGGGGAGAAACTCAATCTCACACTGAACAGCAATCAAATGAAGAAGAAATTGAGGTCCCTGCACACAGCAAGAGGACAGTTCGAGTGGTGGCAACAGAGGGAACATGTGAAATTCCCTTCTCATACATCCAGGAGGATATGTTAACAACCGGAGAGATAGTTGTTACGAAGATGCATGATGGGATCTACCGTGGAGTCAACAGCTATGGTTTCGAGACGCAGATCAACGAATAG